AAATACGGCCTGGCTTCAGGCATTACCGTGGATGAAGACGGGCGTATTTATGTGGTGGACCAGCTCTGGCGCAAGGTGGAAATATTCCGGCCATACAGTTTGCCGGAAGATCAGGGGTATGTCGGCCTCAGGAAAGTCTTCGCGGCCGGGGATGCGGCCAAAACGGCCGCCCCCAAGGATGAGCCTGCTGCAGCGGCCCAGGCTGGGCAGATGAAAGACGACAAGCTCGAAGAGGATGGCCAGAAGTAAGGTTTTGCCATTTCCCGGAATGAATTTCCCGGAAATGAGAGGTCGGATGCCTGGGATGGGTGGCGCTCAGGATCCGAACCTAATGAAATGCAGGATGTGAAGAGAATTTGCAAACTGGCACGCAATCTGCTTAATCAAGTTTGCGATTCGCTGAATCTGAAATTCTTGTAAAACGGGTAGCGATCGTTTTTCCAAATTAACTTTTAGGAGATTTACATAATGAAGACAACTTACCGTAAAGGCACGTTGGTCGCTTCCGCCCTGGTTCTCGGGCTGATCGCAACACAGAGCGCAAACGCGCAGATCCGTTCCACCAAGCACGATTTCAGCGGCGGTGTGAACTCTAACGCAGGTAACGCCATTCACGTTACATCGGGCAGCAACAACGACGAAATCTGCGTTTACTGCCACACCCCCCACGGTGCGAACATGAGTGTTACCGCCCCGTTGTGGAACAAGAACCTGCCTGGCACTTCCTACACCACATACTCCAGCGGCACCATGCAGGCTGATACCGCCTCCAGCGAGCTCAGCACTGTCAGCAACAAGCACATGTCTTTGGCTTGCTTGTCCTGCCACGACGGTACGCAAGCGATGGACAACATGATCAACGCTCCTGGCTCCGACGGTTATAACACCGACGGTGGCGGCTCCGGCGGTGTGACCGCAGCCCAAAGCTCCAACTGGAACTTCGGTTCTGACTGGTCTTCTGCTACTACATTCGACAGCGGCGCTGGTGGTGAAGTTAACGCGCTGGGTCAAATGCAAGGTAACGGTTCCAACGGCACCGCAATGGGCTTGGGCCAGACCGACAATGGCGGTACCGTGGCCATGCTGTCTCCTGACCTGTCCAACGACCACCCGATCGCTATGGCGTTCTGCGGCGGCGGTGTAGGTTCTGACGGTGCATCGTCTAGCTGCCGCGACACCTACTTCAACAACGCTGCAACTACGACCGACAGCATCGGTAACACGATGTGGTACGTTCCTACAGCCGGCTCGACTACGGTTTCGCTGGGTACCTCTGCTTCCTCCGGTCTGCGTCTGTATGGTAACGTGTCCGGCGGCGCCACCGACGGTCTGGCTACCGACAACCCGACAGTGGAATGCGGTTCCTGCCACGATCCACATACAGCAACCCCAACCTTCCTGCGTATCTCCAACGCGGGTAGCGCGGTTTGCTTGACTTGCCATAACAAGTAAGCAGCTTCGGGTCTTTGGACCAATGGCGGGCCAGACACTGTCTGGCCCGTTTTTTTTGAGAGGTGTCAGTTTCCGGTTGTCGTGAGAACGGCAATTGGCCTCGAGTTAACACCGATGAATTGGAACCTCCCGCTTTGCGATGTGTCTTCTGTCCGGTGTTCAATTTACGAACCGGGCCGGGTAGTCGGAAGAATGGGTTTTATGCGATTCATTTCGAGTGTATCCGTGTTAATTTGTGGCTATTTATTGTTGCGAGGAGCAGGTATGAATGCAATCAGGTTGGGCGGGCAAGTGTTGGCGGTGCTTTTGTCTGCGGGTGTGGCGCTGCCGACGTGGGCCGGAAGCGAGGCTGAAACGACCAGTGCTGCGCCGGTACAGGCGATACGGGCAGTTGATCCGTACTTTGCCAAAGTGGACGGCAAGATCATTACCATCCGCGATTATCGCGACGTGTACAACGCTACCATGCGCAAGCGTTATTACCATGCCAAGCCGCCCGAAGACGAGGCTGATGCGGTGCGCAAGGAAATAGCCGATATCCTGATTGTGCGTGAACTGGTCATAGGAGATGCGGAAAGAAATGGCATTCAGCCGCAGGAGGAGAACATCAAACTCATCATGGCCAATACGGATGCGAGTTATAGCGCCAAACCGGAATGGCAGCGCCAGCGCGAGCGGTTGCTGTC
This DNA window, taken from Gammaproteobacteria bacterium, encodes the following:
- a CDS encoding cytochrome c3 family protein translates to MQADTASSELSTVSNKHMSLACLSCHDGTQAMDNMINAPGSDGYNTDGGGSGGVTAAQSSNWNFGSDWSSATTFDSGAGGEVNALGQMQGNGSNGTAMGLGQTDNGGTVAMLSPDLSNDHPIAMAFCGGGVGSDGASSSCRDTYFNNAATTTDSIGNTMWYVPTAGSTTVSLGTSASSGLRLYGNVSGGATDGLATDNPTVECGSCHDPHTATPTFLRISNAGSAVCLTCHNK
- a CDS encoding peptidylprolyl isomerase, producing the protein MNAIRLGGQVLAVLLSAGVALPTWAGSEAETTSAAPVQAIRAVDPYFAKVDGKIITIRDYRDVYNATMRKRYYHAKPPEDEADAVRKEIADILIVRELVIGDAERNGIQPQEENIKLIMANTDASYSAKPEWQRQRERLLSELKTQLTRKSLYEQNEKKLHEVPAPSKEEVRAYYEKRPDLFTEPARQRLSVILLKVDPGAPKQDWESAVAKEKEIYQRIKDGASFAEMAKQYSAHASAKMGGDMGYVHRGMLPDQLQE